The following is a genomic window from Dama dama isolate Ldn47 chromosome 4, ASM3311817v1, whole genome shotgun sequence.
TAAACCACTAGGGCAATGTCATGTATTTCCTTCCAGGCTTTTTTCTACATTAACTTTCTTACACAGTTTAGCACATATTGTAGACAGCAACTCCAGGTtccccttttttaaaaactataaatccTTTCCAAGTTATTCAAGAACTCTAGAactttttccttcaaaaaataaattgtaaaacaACTACAAGGTCACTGGGAGGAAGATATAGcaggttttaaaacaaaaagtctcTCTTCCTTAATGCTATCCCAGAGGGACTGAAACAGTGATGATTAAAAATGAACCAttcatcacttatatgtgaactctaaaataggacacaagtgaacttacctatgaaacagaaatagatttcaTAGAACAGAGAACAAACCTGGGGTTGCCATGTGGGGGGGTAGtgagggatagattgggaatttgggattagcagatgccaactattatatatagaatggataaacaactgtatggcacagggaactatattcaatatcctgtgataaaccataatggaaaatatgaaaaaggtttgtgtgtatatatatatgtaaaattgaatcactttgctatatacctgaaacacaaCATAGCAAATAAACTAtaatccaatttttttaaaaattgggaaaaaaagaatattttgtgacCCCTGTAGAAGTTTGTTAGGAGCATAGATTGTATATTCTAAATACAGTGcgtaaaaaaaatctttattagacttgtaagtgggggaaaaaaacctcatattttcttctagtatATAGCTTCTTTTCTTCGTGGCTTCATTTCTCAAACCTACCTAAATTTTATCCCTACACATCAGAAATTTACGTTGGCATAAAGTAGGAGGTAGGGATCCAACTTTATTTTCAGAGGGTTTCACACTTCTCCTAACACAAAATTACTGAATAGTTTGTAGATTCCCCAGGGATTTTAACTGCACCTGTCATCATATGCCAAATTCTCAGAGTTGTATTTATTTTGGACTTCCTAgaaggtatattttaaatatttacattaaagaAGTTAACTTTTTACTTAAATGTGACATAATAGTtgctcaaatatttaaatatttatattgaagaaaccaacttttatttttaaaagaaattgcatttaacacacccacacaaatataataatgtaccaggatttcttttttttttttttcaggatttcttttaaaatgattaattaaaAGGCAATTCGAAGCAGAATAAAACATACATTTAAATCATATATATTGATTATGAACTCAGTGCAACTTTGTACATTGAACTGGAACAGTCTAGCCAAAGCCTAAATTTGAGGTCTTTGGTGACTGTGATGCCTCAGCGAGAGCGCTGGGAAAATTCAGGCCATGACTTAATTAAGGAAGGAGGCATAAAACCCGTGCCAAAGTCAGGAGTTTGAATTCTCCCAACAACACCCAAATCAGGGTGTTACAAGACACCAGGTTGTTGCCACCACTGGCCAGAAGGGGGCCCAGTATGCAAAAGTGCGAAGTGAACGTAAAAAGGACTCTGGTGTTCCTTCTTTAaaagttcagttaagttcattcgctcagtcctgtccgactctttgcgaccccatgggctgcagcatgctaggcctccctgtccatcaccaactcccagagtttactcaaaactcgtcagtgatgccatccaaccctctcatcctctgtcgtccccttctcctcccgccttcaatctttcccagcatcaggatcttttcaaatgagacagctcttcacataaggtggccaaagtattgaagtttcagcttcttcTACATCAgtgtgttatagccacgctttccgggaaacaaactcactcagaaggacaatgcagatagtggagtgcagtttattacaccggcgggcccaaggcagagtctgctcttagccaaggaccccgaccagcatttgtgaaaatcttttataccccatgtgtacgcgtccaaacccactaccccaattccttTAAGACTTACATAAataaaggaagggtaaatacaactacaataaccccatcattcatgtgtttTGTGttcagtcaataatcaataagcccgcagttacattccaaatagttaataaccgataagcctgtgcttacattctgatagatagtgtccggaggcaggggtgattagtgtctgttttctcttcttcaagattcccctgcccagaggggggggggtcttatccttccattgtcattcccacaggcgctaagcacagagttcagagtccactggagcgGTGGCCGCAcatgatcagcacagacaggcgtgagatggagtccaggccctatgaattcgtTCTTCAAGTGCTtcaaatgaacactcaggaccgatctcctttaggatggactggttggatctccttgcagtccaagggactctccagagtcttctccaacaccacagttcaaaagcatcaattcttcggcgcttagctttctttatagtccaactcccatatccatacatgactggaaaaaccatagctttgagaagacggacttttgtcggcaaactaatgtctctgctttttactaagatgtctaggttggtcataacttttcttccaaggatcaagcgtcttttaatttctttaaaggtAGGTAATTAAGAAGGCTGGAGACAGACTGCTCAGGTTAAATTCCCAAATTCCCAACTATGCCTCCGTTTCcgcatctgcaaaatgggaataatagaaCCATCCTTAGTGTGTTAGCACAATTCTGCGCACATGGTAATTGCTATTagatttttgcttttcaaaaatttgtaaaataataaattgaaaaaaataataaattgatatTCAGATTTGGACCTGCACTGACCAACGCAATCGATAACTAGCTCCATATGGCTATTTAAAtcgaataaaattaaaattaaaaattgaggtCCACAGTCACACACACCCCACTTACAGTGCCAGTGGCTACTGTGTTGGACAGCGCAGACAGAAAACATTTGCATCATACTGGGGAGTACTATTGGACAGCGCTGTTCAACAATTAGCAGaaggccttttatttttttaattgaactaaaATTTTCAACGAAACCACTCTCTGGGGAAAACACGGCCCACAGAAGAAAACGACTCTCATTAAACTTCAGGAAGCTCATAGGTAGTGTCCGTCCCTCACAAAGATGGCGGCTTCGCAGCGCGTGCATGTTCCTGACACTTTCTGGTCTCCCGCCCCGCAAAAAGATGGCCGCCGCCACAACACGTTCCCACCCTGCACGGACACAGACACGAGGTCCCAAACCCCACGCGGTCTCACTCATCTCAGAAACATGGCCGCCTTCCGATAACTCTCGCGATAACGTAAGGCTGGTTAAGATTGGCCACGCCTTCCCAACGTGACCTAGCATGCCGGCGCTCAATGATGGCGTAAGACTCTCGCGAGACAGTGGCCGCTTCCCGCCCCTCTGCCTTGAACATCATGGCAGCTTTCGTACTGTCTGCGAATCGCGTGCTTAGGTAGGACTGTTCGCCAATCAGAGTCTCGCCAAGGCACCGCCCCCAGACCGTGTTTGCCCCGCCCCTTCATCGTCACTTCCTCTCTAACCCTTGCGCAGTCGATAAGGAAACCCGGACGCCCCCTCGGCCTTCCTTTTTTCAGGCAGCCGGGAAGATGGCGGACATTCAGGTATGGGGTACAGGCCGATGCCGACACTTCGGGGTCTGGGCTTCACGGGCGCGTCCTGGAGAGCGAGCGGGACTCCGCCCTCCAGTTTGGGGGTTAATTTCCCAGGGATTAATTCAGGCAGAGGGCCGTCGTCTTGACGTTAATCTCGATTAGCGCCTCCCAAATGTTGGAGGCTCCGCATTTGGGGTATAATTTAAGGTTCAAAGATTTTGGaagttacctttttaaaaatcaagatttacagagtacttttttttttttggaggcctTAGGCTGTAGGGTTAATCCTTTGAGAACTGACTTTTAAGGGCCACTCCAGGGAACCCGTCAGTTTGGTATTTAATTTGGAGCCGCGTATGTTATTTAAGGAATGCATCCTGGTTGGATGTCTTTGTGTCTTCAGTAATTTTTGTTGAATAGTTTTGGTGTTTGAGGCATGGTTTTGTATCGCTGAGGCTTTAAGGGCTGAATGCTCCAGGTGGTGGGAGGTGTTTTAGACCAGGCTGATGTAACCCTGCGTTCAGGGTTGAGTCTGAATTAGAGGTGTATTTGGGTTAGTGTCTTGGAAGATAATTCTGGGGCACTTGGCGTTCGTGGCCAGCGTTCAGGGAGTTCAATACCCGAGAAGATGGATGGTATTGGGATTTTGTGAAGCTTACCAGGCCAGGTTGATGCCTGCTCGGGTCTTACCAGCTTCCTCCTCATCCCCATAGACAGAACGTGCGTACCAAAAGCAACCGACCATCTTTCAAAATAAGAAGAGGGTCCTGCTTGGAGAAACTGGCAAAGAAAAGCTCCCTCGATACTACAAGAACATTGGTCTGGGCTTTAAGACTCCAAAGGAGGTAAGGGCACCCTCAGAAGAGAGGAGGAGACTCCTGTGTCCCCGCCCATGTGCCCCAACTGAGTTAACCTATCCACATCCCATTGGCTGCTGCTGGGAACTGTAGTTTGTGTGTTTAGAGAGGCCACGCCCCTTGTTCTTTTCAGGAACTGTCTTCAGGGCTCTTAACTCTCCTTaaaaccgactcaatggacatgggtttgggtggactccgggagttggtgatagacagggaggcttggcttgctgcggttcatggggtcacaaagagtcggacacgactgagcaactgaacttaacccTCCTTATCCCTTCAGGCCATCGAGGGCACCTACATTGACAAGAAATGCCCTTTTACTGGTAACGTCTCCATTCGAGGGCGGATCCTGTCTGGTGAGTGAGGACCTCCGGGGGCTTGGGTTCAGATTCCTGGGTCTGAGGGAAGAAGGGCTGGGGACACTGAGGCTCCAGGGTCCTGGGTTGGGGAAGGGGTTGGCAGACTCCTGGTGACCCCGGGGGTACACTTTTGGCAAATGATGTCTATTTCACGATGGTCTTCAGATGCCCACCCTGGGCAGTGCTGAGAAGGCCACTTGGCACAGCTGATGCTGGAAGCAGGGCTTCCTGGGAACCCTAGTCAGCGGCCCCCTGCTTCCCAGACGCCCTGCGCTGCCCATGGCTCCCTTCTCTGTGGGGCCTGACGAGGAACTGCGcgccactgccccccccccccccccaggcgtGGTGACCAAAATGAAGATGCAGAGGACCATCGTCATCCGCCGAGACTACCTTCACTACATCCGAAAGTACAACCGCTTCGAGAAGCGCCACAAGAACATGTCCGTGCACCTCTCTCCCTGCTTCAGGTGAGCCGGGTGGGCTGCCCTCctgggcagagaggaggaggtgggctgCACAGGAGAGTGACCAGACCTGGCTGCCATGTGGAGGTCATCAGCTGTGGGGCGGGTTGTAAAGGGGTCCAGTACCACCCTCTGGGAGCCTCCAGTGTCCTGCAAAACGGACATGACAGATGGAGGTCTTCTGTCCCTGGAAGGGTTGGACCATCCTCTGTGTGGCCTGGGTCCTTACACATAGTTTGTGCTCAGTAATTAACTGGGGGCAGGTGAAACTGGAAATAGGAGCTTGGTTTGGAGGAGCCAAAGTTGAGAGGCTCTGCCTAGAGACAGGAAGATGCCTTTAGGGCCTGCTGAGAGCAGAGCTTCCCCTAACCCAGCCCTGCTCCCCTCCACAGGGACGTCCAGATCGGTGACATCGTCACGGTGGGCGAGTGCCGGCCCCTGAGCAAGACCGTGCGCTTCAACGTCCTCAAGGTCACCAAGGCTGCCGGCACCAAGAAGCAGTTCCAGAAGTTCTGAGACTGGACCTCTGCCCACTGCCCCAAACACAATAAAGATATTTTCCCCGTCACTGACAGGCTCTGGCTGTCTGTGCTCCTACAAGAGGGAGGGGTTGTCCCCAGGAATTAAGTGGGGTTGTGGAAGGTGGGATTCGTCTTCATCTTCTGGGGGCATAAAGATGGGGACCACATCCTACCTCCTGCCCCCACGTCTGGGTGAAGACAGCCTGTATCAAGATGCCGCCTTCCTCTGGTGTTTTGGTCTTTGTTACCTTTTGGTGTTGCGCACATCAGGCCTTTCTACCTGGTGTTGAGCTCCCCCCGCAAGTCTCTGGGGAGGAAGTGAGTGAGGGTGGAGGTTCCTGGGTTCTCTAGACTTTGAGCCTTTTCTGGTCtctgaggggagggggaggaagaaatATCCGCCCTCTTGGCCTTGCTGGGTGTCAGCGTCGGTGGGTTGGGTGGGCTTGGGTTCAAAGCTGCCTGTTTCGGAGTTGAAGGTCTTGACCTCAACCTGGGATTGTCTTCTGATGGGAAAGCAAGGCACCTACTTTGCCCCTGCATGTCCCGCCATCCCCTCCTAAGTGAGCACCATGCCCGTTTGCAGATGAGCGCACTTATTTGAGGGGGCAAGTTCTCTACCTGGGGTCCCAGGAAATAGCTGAGCTGCAGGCATCAGATGATGGTGACTTCCTTTGCCAGAAAATCCTAGTAAGGAAAATGGCCTTGAGGGCAAGTCGCATAGCAAGGCCAGCCAGCAGTGAGGGGGTCACAGGCGGCTGCATGGATAGGACGTCCTTCAAGGTGGGACAGACCACATGGAGTGGCTTTGGGTGAGGAGAGAAAcgagatgggggaaaaatgaggGCAAGGCAAATGAAGGGGAAGAGATTTCTGGCAGAGCCAGACTGGGCTACCTTGGGTGCCAGGGTGGAAACAGGAGATGGGGAGAGCTTAACAGTTGGTATTAGCAGGGAAGGTTTTCTGCTAGAGAcaaatggggaaaggaagagGGACCTTTGAGTGCCAGACAGAGATAAGAGATTTGAGACACCCCTGAGCCCACCGTCTGGACACCAGTCAGAGATGCAGAACCACGTACAGAGAACCATGGAgcaggggaggcaggagggtggcAGGTGCAAAGGCCAAGGAGAGGGAGACAGCGGAGATCCTCACCTGAGCCACAGCTGGCCAGAGATGGAGGCTGAGGCTTAGGGGAGGCGCTGGAGTTACCCCGCTAACTTCACCCCGGAGGCCTGGTGCTGCTGGGATTCCCCAGGTCCCTGCCTCCCCGTACCTGTACCAGGGATGAGACACACACTGGTACAAGGGTTGGGAGACAGGGCCGAGAGGAGAGAGGAGCCGCCGCCGCTGCCACCGCCGCCGCTGCTGCCTCCGGGGACTTGGTGTCTGGACTGGCCCGGGGGCTCCTTTTTACCCAGGCCCGGTGAGGGCGGGGGTTCCTGCCAGAGGAAGTGGGGCCGCATCAAAGAGGGCAGGAAGGGGCAGGGACGGGTCAGAAGGGGGCACGCCCCGAGGTTCAGCCTGCGAGCCCGCCCCACCTGGTGCTGGAGGGTGGGAGACCCCGCGGAGGGGCACCGGGACCCAGACAGCAGGGGACAGAGGTGGGGGACAGGGAAAGGCAGATCCGGAGAGACAGGACGGGGAACAGAGACCCCGAGGGGGACCTGAGGCCGCTCCAGGAGCCCCCACCCGCAGGTGTTTCCGTTTGGGGTGGGGCCACCGTGTTTACAACAACAACAGGCCCGCTCCCCTGTTTCCTCCCAGCAGTGGGTTGCTGGGCGTCTCCTTGGCACCCCATTGTCAGGCTACCTAGTGTCGGGTGCAGCCCTGACCTGGTGGGGACCCCCTGATGGTCAGCGCACAAAACCCTTGGAGAAAGACCCCAGGGCCGTGTCAATTCAATGTTCCGATGACCTGGACGAGGACATTACCTGCAGTTctcttgtttgttttggctgctctgggtcttccttgtggcGCACCGGCTCCACAGCCCGTTGCAGCGTGCAGCCTTTTTCTAGCTGCGATGCAAGGGCCATAGAGtgggtgggctcagtagttgcctcagtagcagcatgtgggatcttagttcaccgtCCAGGGCTCAAAaccgcgtcccctgcattggaaggcggattcttaaccactggactgaggcaggaggtagaGGGGCTCCAGGTTAGACATTAGAGCTggcctcctgtttgcatttcatGGAGCACAAAGATGTGGGCTTCAGGCTGGATCCTTGACAACTGCTAGCATTTCCTGAGACGAGATAAATGAGCTCCAGTTGAGGAATTTACAATCAGCCTCCCGTTTGCTCTGCAAAATGGAAGTAACCacagaaacagggtaaatagccAGTGTTTGTCTCTTGTAAACACTTTAAGGTAATAGTCAGGGCAGGGACAAAGAGGGGCAAAGCCCTGTTTGAATGAAGGATTACGCGATCTTCACTCCCCCTCTTTTGGGACAAGGGAGCCCCTACACATGTACAAAAAGGCTCCTTGGAGACCAAAAGTCAGGGGATAACGCCAGGCCAAAatgattcttgctcctcccagaagccttcactttgaGGGGACagagatccatcttggctgagcagcGGTGCGTGCACACCCAGGGTAAGGGTCCCAGAGTAGGgcaggtgtggaaaaagaaaccagatgaTGGGCTAAAGGTAAACCAGACCTGGAAGAACTGACCTGTATAAACAACTTAACCGCCTCCTCCTCACTGCGGGGGACGCCACACCCTTTGTGTCTGGGTGTGcgtctctgccttgcttctatcTTAACAGAGCAAAAccatttctctgtgctctccccaCACTTGTTGTTGTGCtctgtctctaataataaactttgtacctgccTTCACAGTTTTTGCCTCCGTGATAAAGGCATTTTTCAC
Proteins encoded in this region:
- the RPS11 gene encoding small ribosomal subunit protein uS17; amino-acid sequence: MADIQTERAYQKQPTIFQNKKRVLLGETGKEKLPRYYKNIGLGFKTPKEAIEGTYIDKKCPFTGNVSIRGRILSGVVTKMKMQRTIVIRRDYLHYIRKYNRFEKRHKNMSVHLSPCFRDVQIGDIVTVGECRPLSKTVRFNVLKVTKAAGTKKQFQKF